The segment GCCTCAACATTACACCTACCTCGGTGCCCAGGAGCCCTGAGCTGAGATGGCGTTGCAAAGAGAAATTCGAATTTTGTGTTTCCTGAGCATTTAAGCCTAGAAAATATTTCTGTCCCTAATGTAAAAATGATAGGCATTCATCATTTCTCATTGCCTAAATAgatggaagaaaaagaggagaggaggaagaagagaagaaagagcaaTGATTTGGGTGTGTTGCTTTAAGTGCCATTACAGAAACCACTGTCAAAAGCAAAGAAGTTTGTACTGCCTCCCTTAACCctacaggtattttttttttatgcttttatgGTTCTCATTGAACTGGAAGGGGAGAGCCACTGGccaaaaaatgagccaaatgcaaaggaaaacaaagtcaTCTCAGGGTTGGAGACTTGAGAAGAACATTTTTAGAGCACATTGGGCttttattttgatgtttatttttacttttaactaTGCAAAATGGATCCTCTTAGAAAATAGATAGTTATGCTAGATTGTAGACCAGCTggtggtgaaaaaaaaatctgctggaaTCACCTAAGCATGTAATCCCCATAGGAAAAAGGCAGCTTACTGTTACTTAGGCAGGGACCAAAAACTTCAGTCATATACAGTGAGGATTAGCAGAAAGAATGTGAGCCAATATTGGGTACAAATGAGAGCTGCTTAATATTGGCAAGCTACTTAgcttcactgagcctcagttgattcatctgtaaaatgggaatagaaaTAGTGCAAAACTCATGAGATTGAGAAGAGATAGGTGAAAACTTCTAGTTCATGATAGGTGCATAATAAATgttagttctctctctcttttttttttttttttttttgctccatcaTGGCAGTCATTAGTGCTGACCACCAAATCTTACCATTCTTCTGCCAATCACATAGTGCAACTGTACTTTCTTGCTTCCTTGAAGATAGATAAGGCCATGCTTTTTGCTTTAGTCAGTGAAGTGAGAGTAGCCTTAATGCATCACTTCCAAACTGAAGCAAGTACAAGATTTGCCATGGATCTTTTCTTTGTGACAGCAACTGGCAGCGTTCTAGATAGTGACCAACTTGGAGACAGGCATGAGATGACACAGCAAAATTCACAGAGCACAGGTAGGGTGAATGAGAGACAGAAACCTTTGTTGTTTCAAGTCACTGTGATTTTCTGAACTCCTTGTTACTGCCGCATAACCTGTACCCTTTTGATTGGCCCACTCTCCTTAAATGAACTGCATTTGCTGCAACTCATTAATTCATTCCACAGCTATATGCTGAATGGATGTCAAGCACTGTGCTTGATGCTGGAAAATACATGATACTGAttcttgccctcaaggagctcataaTAAGGGGAAAAGAAGGAGGTCATTGTCGGGCGTCTTTTAAAACTATCACCCATCGATTCTAAGGTTTAACAACAGTCAAGGTTGGGAACTCTGCTTTTGTGCACAATTGAATCCTTCATTTATGTTCTATTGTCTATAGATATTGATAACAGAGAAGCCAGAAATTATaatagaaagtaggaaaaacagtATTGTgtcagaagagagggaaaaaagagatgGTTAAACTgacaaagtaaaatataaatacttCATCTTTACTTTTGTTGCCCACAACTCCCTGGttcactcagttttctttcttccactttGCCCTTGAGAAAATTTAgtagaattttgttttcctttagacTAAATGTCAAGTCAAAAACAATGTAAAGTTGTTTATTATCACTATAACTCTAGAGCTATTTCTTCCTGTAAAAAAATTCCAATGATGTggaacttccatggtggtccagtggctaagattctgtgctcccaatgcaggaggcttgggttccatccctgggtcaggaagatctcctggaggagggcatgacaatccactccagtgttcttgcctggagaatcccatggacagaggagcctggtgggttacagtccatagggttgcaaagagtcagacaggactgaagggacttagcacacatgcacaattgGTTACCCTGAAgtccaatttgtatggaaaaggcaaattaaatccatgattgttttcttttttctaaaacaatttgaaaataatgAGTTCATTCTTTCTTACCCATCAACAGTGACCTATCAAGTTACTATAGAATCATTATGAACTTACAGATATAATCATACTTGATACATTTGAAACAATTCCAATTATTATCAATTTGTGGTGCTCATATTGATCCATCCTTGTCTGGGGGAGCCTATTTCAATTGATTCCTTAGTCTTCCTGGCATAACCTGGAAGTGATTGATAGCTTCCTTGATTTCTGTAAATATCTACAATTAAAATGATACAATATctggaatttgctttaaaatgataGCATGGAGAAAATGGGTATAAATGAAATGTGATTGACAGTGAGTTGATTGTTGTTCAAGGAGGGTGATGGCCCCATTGGAGGTTCATTATACTGTCCTATTTGTAACTGTCTGGAGTCTTCCAAAATAACaggcaaatattaaaaattcacacAATGACTTCCAGAATAAGACCTTAGATCCTTAGCAAGATAATAATCTTAAATGCCTGGCTTTGGTGGGAGAAAAGAGATTTCTAATTTCTCAGGGCTTCTCTTGACTTATCAGGGACGTGTAGAGGTCTGAGTATAAAGTTTTACCCAAAGTCAAAGGTGGTGCATTTTCCAGATACGACCGACGTTTCCCCTAGTCCCAGGAAAGCATGAAGAAACCCTAAGTGGAAAATAGGAAGAGGgtggagggaaaggagaggggaaaacGTCTGATGAAAGGTTTCTCCTAGTGAGTATCTCTTGGCAGTTCTGGCGGTTATCAAAGGGTCAGGTAAATGGGGCCTCCGCCAGTAGCCGGTCTGTCTCATCTTCGCCTACTCTTCGGCCCAGATTTTGCCTCCAGTCCCCAACAAGCCTGACTCAATATCTTGTGGTCTAGGGGGTCTTGTTTTCCTGACAGGGCAGGGAAAAGCACTGGGCACGAAGTCCAGAGGCCAGCGTATGAACGCTGTCTATGACTCAAAATGACAGTCTTGGGTCTCAGCTTcatcagccacaaaattaaaggtCAGCCTGCAAGACTAATGATCCTTCAGGGTCCCGACCAGCCAAAGCCGAGACTTCACAAACCCTGGGCCCGGACACACAACCCTGCAGGCCTCCCTGCCTTTTCAGTGATCGTCTTTACCATCATCACACATTACATCGCCTCCTAAAGAAATATGTGACTGCTGTCACTTTCTGCAGATAATTAGAGAGAAGGGGCCTGACAGAGATGACCCCAAAGTTAGCAATACTTTCAGGTCTAAGGAGTCAGGCGCGTCACCGACCTGTATGATTTCTCCTCTTCGTCCTTGCCCGTCTGCAAATCCTGACCCCTGTCCCCACTGCGGAGAAATCTCCTAAGAGACCGCAGCCGGCGTCGCCTCTGCGCCCAGGAGGCGTGGAGCAGAGGGCGCGGGAGCCGAGCGCGCTGCGGCCACGCTCCCCGCGCAGAGGCGAGAGGGAGGGGCCGGAGGGGGCCAGACAGAACCAGAGGCGGCGCGCGGGGCTCGCGGCGGCTCAGTCTCCTCCCGAGCCCAGCCCCGGACGGCGAGAGCGGCGGCAAGTGCGAGCCGCAGCCGGGCCTCGGAGCGAGGAGGCGGAGGGCCGGAGGAGGCGAAGGACCGGAGCGGCGGGCCGCGCTCGGGCCCCCGCAGTGTGCGCGTCTTCCTGGCGGATCCCGGTAAGTGCGGGCGGCCGAACCCAGACCAGCCGCCGGGCTCGGGGGCCGCAGAGGTCGGGGTCCCTGGATCCGGATGGCGTGCATCCGGCGGCAGACTCACAGGTGGCTTCGCGGAGGACGTGGGTGCCCCAGGCCCCGAAAGGAGTTGGCCAACTCTCTCCGCTCCCGGGTGCGGCTTCTGAGCACCCCCTGCTTCTCCCACCCAAACCGCCCTGCTTCCGGCTCGGGGTAGTGGGGGGCCTGCTGTCGGGGAGGCGCTAAGAGGGACGCTCCCCTTCCCCAGCTACCCACCAGCGATTCTGGGAGATGCCGGCCAAGCCCCTCCCCACGCTGCATCCCAGCTGCCGGCTCTCTAGTGAGGCGTTTgtcctttagttttattttcctgtgaaCCCACCAGGGAAAGTTTGGGACCACACAAGGCAAAGTTGGGGCGCGGCTGGGGGTGCACTTGGCCGGCGGAGGCTGCTCGCGTGCAGCGGAGCGGTGGGTTTGCAGGTCGAGTCAGGCTCCGGCTGGAGCCGATAGCGCACCCTGGGAGTTGAGTCCGTCCGTGCTGTTTGCCCCGGCCCAGCATTGTGATAATACCCGGAGCGCAGTGAGTCGCTTAATCGTTCACGCTAAGCATAGACATCTGCCAGCCAGCCGGGAATCTGTGCGGGGTTATGTTTATCTCAGGAGGAACAGCATCTCAGCCTAGGTTGGTTTGGGCTCGCTCTGCAAACCTGAGTTCCAGCTAATCTCAATGTGTAACTGGCGCATTTTAATTAGCTTGCTTTACACCTGAGACGATCTCAGCGAATGCCTCTAAAATGAAATCGTTGATACAAGAAACCCACCCCCAATCAAAAccgttttttatttttttttaattttattttatttttaaactttacataactgtattagttttgccaaatatcaaaacaaaaccgttttttaaagaaattaaaaagaggaaTCTTTAGAATGTCAACTGTCATATCTAGGTATTTCACCCTTCTCTGTGGAGGCTGAGAATGAAAACTGCTTGGCTGTCTAAACTACTAGAGGGTCAGTGTCAGGGCTATTTTGGGCAGATTTTTGTGGACAGAGGTATTACTGCAACGTGCATATTATTTATGAAATACATATTTGATCTCTTGAAATAGCCTACTTGTTAGGAGTTGTTTGATTTACCAAGttgtgtattttaaatatgactaaacgttgttttggttttttttttaaagctttagcTGAAAATAATATCTAGATATTTAGGGAAGACAGTTTGTTCACATCATCAGAACAttcttttaaacttaaatttttaaagggCTTCTTATCTGTATTTGATATACAGGAGAGGGTTTTCATGAAAAATAAGAGCCTGAGAGTATTAAGTGTCCAGAAAAAGAGTGCTGATCCTCCAGCACTCAGCCCTTTCCAAGTGACAGATTAAATCCGAAAAGTGTGCCTGCAACTGGAATTATATAATTGGAACAAAAGAAAAGGCAATGGTTCGGTTGTCAAATATGTAGATAAATCTAAAGAAGTGATACCTTTTTGAGTACTGGGATGTTATTTGTTACATGATTTAAGGTGGGATAAACAGATTTTCATCTACAtctataacattttttatttaacacacacaaatatgtagtCTATGTATTTACCCAAATGTTTGCCTTTGTACACACATTTTAATAAGTGCCTAATATGTCACATCCTACTTTTAATGCTTCATATCTTTTAAATCATCCTCAAAGCATTCCTTGGTGGTAGGTGCTGTCATTGTCCTAATTTTtgaaatggggaaactgaagtaCAGAAGAATTAAGGAATTtaacccaaggtcacatggctggCTATAGGATAGGATTTTTTTCATATCTGCTAaattgttttgtaaaaaaaaaaaaatacatgattttATGATTCACgtatccttatttttatttttatttaagcataaatgttgaaaatatttcctgtGAAGCCTAAGAATCCCTGATTGTGGAAGCGCCTCACAAGCACTGTTACCTGTAAAGCAAAGAAAAGTATGAAAGAACCATCTGGTTGAGTCTACAAATTTAGAACCATCACATCCACCAGAAGACCCAGGATGGATCTGCACCAAAGCACCACCATCTCTTTCCTTGAGAAATGGTATTCAGATAAGTCACCGTCTGGCTGCAGGAGACATTATAATGTCAGGAAAAAACTCAAGTTGATTCGAATCCTAGGCCTTTTCATGGGCCTGGTAGCCATTAGCGCTGTCCCGTTTTCAATCAGTGCCTTTtctgagacagagacacagagcacAGGAGAGGCCAGGGGTGCAAGTGGCCCCGGGGCAGCACACGGTTACCACGAAAGAACTCTCTTAGATTTAAATGACAAGATTCGAGATTATACTCCACAGCCAGCTCTTTCTCAGGAAGGCATATCTGAGAATAGTACAGATCATGCCCAAGGAGACTACCCCAGAGACATCTTTTCCCTCGAGCAACGAAGAAAAGGCGCCATCATTCTCCATGTCATTGGGATGATCTACATGTTCATAGCCTTAGCCATCGTCTGTGATGAGTTCTTTGTTCCCTCGTTGACTGTCATCACCGAAAAACTGGGCATCTCTGATGATGTGGCTGGAGCCACCTTCATGGCTGCCGGGGGCTCAGCGCCAGAACTTTTCACGTCTCTCATAGGGGTGTTTATTGCTCACAGCAATGTTGGCATTGGCACGATCGTGGGCTCAGCGGTGTTCAATATCCTCTTTGTCATTGGCATGTGCGCCCTGTTTTCCAGAGAAATCTTAAACCTGACATGGTGGCCGCTCTTTCGGGATGTGTCCTTCTACATCATTGACTTAATCATGCTGATCATATTTTTCCTGGATAACTTTATCATGTGGTGGGAGAGCTTGCTTCTCTTGACAGCTTACTTTGGCTATGTGGTTTTCATGAAATTCAACGTCCAAGTAGAAAGATGGGTGAAGCAAATGATAAATCGCAACAAAGTCGTCAAGGTGACAGCACCAGAGGCCCAACCAAAGGTTGGTGGCAGTGGTTGTTTATTTAATGTTCTTCTTGGCCATGCTCTGAATTCTTAGTTTTTGAGATCTGCCACTTTTTTAATCAGATGGCGTTGGGGGCTGTAATGGATAGCAGGGTACTTTCTGCAGTTCTTTGATAGCCAGACTAACTATCACAGTGGGAAAAATTGGGGGTACTCTGGAGAATGTCTACTAAATTGTCAAGCTGTTTGCCTCAGAGtaaaacatttgtaaatataGGTTACATAAGCTTCCCAGAGAAGACTCAGCAGTTATTTGTGTCTTATTTTGTGCAAGGAGGCATAGCAATTTTGTGAgcagttttattttcatgggAAAGTACATGTGTGTGCTTTGCACATTGCAGGGCTTTTTCTATTTAAATGAACATATGACAGTTATCATGAACCATCTCTTTAAAGGTGCTCAGCAAAGAAAGTGTGTTTGTGTCACCAAATATGGACCTGTAAGTCAGCAGCCTAGAGCCTCACACGATTGGTCCTTCAAGTGGGTCATGGCCATGCTTCTTGATCCACACAGTGATGCTTCAGACCACTCGACCAGGCACAGATCAGGATCCATGAGAGTCAGTGGCAAGCCATGCTGCCTGCCTCTGTAGCTCGATGGCCCATTTTACACACCATGTTAAACATGACCCAAAATATTTTCTAGAGTAGGACTTGAGGGGGTTTTAAAGACAACAGTGGTCATCCTATCACATAGGTAGCAAGTAAACTGGTAAAGAACTTAGAAGAAATTGATCTGAAAAAATAtaggttaattttttaaaataatcagtaaTGTTTACTAATGGGAAAATTAGTAAAATTTTATGTTAAGTAAGTGATGCAGTTTTGATTTCTATCCTAACATTGGAATGTCATCTCAGATTGTGATTttaaacagaaaaccaaaatacATATGCAGACTTTTCATTCTGGAATCTGGGGACATTCTCATGTATGCAGAAAACAAATGTTAAGTGGAGGGTGAGATGTTTTTccagagtgaagaaaaaaatgatattaatTTAGCGTAATTCCTCTGTTTTCAAGTTTCATGACCATCTATCATTTTTGTAGCagccatgaaacagaagcaaagtGCAGACAAAAAACTACTAGTGATATTTCTATTTATTCCATGCAAAAGAGAAATATTCTGGAATGTATTTTTTCTAACCTATCCCTCAGTGTATGGTTGGTTGTTAGAAActgtagtaagaaaaaaaaaaccatggcaAATAATATTCAGATGTGATACTAGCCTGTATCCTTAAGGGCATAAGATAGGGTCATCACTGGAGCCCCCTCCCTGGTCTAATTTTGTAGCCCAAAAATGATCCCTCAAGCTATCTTCTCAAAACCGACTGCAAGTTTAAGTGGTTTGCATTAGTAGTCTATGTGTTTATTCCAATTAGAATGCTGAACAGTTGCCAAGGGAAAGGCAGATTTTTTAGAGGCAAGGAAATGATTTGGTGCCTTATAAATATCCGGGGCACATCGAGGATAAAAAGTCTTTTTGAGAACTCAGTACTTTTCGTTTTGTTACGGCACAGTGGAACTTAATTAACTTAGACACAGAACTCGGCTAAAGGTTATATTGGCAACAAGTATGAAAAAGGAATTTGCAGAGTGGTCCAATGATGTATTGAAGATTGCAGGGGTATTTTGTATTCTGCTAAGAAGGGAGAAACTGGTTTTGTGCATTtagtaataacttttaaaatatggtcTACAGACAGTTTTTAATAAATTGTGTCACTCATTAAATCAGCTCTTGCAGGATTTTTACCCTACTATATTAGGTGACTGTCATGTCATTTTTATGGTAATTTAAAAGTCAATAACTTAGGCTGACATTCCTTAAAGTTGTTATTTATAGCCATAATTTTTGCTATGCTTAATATTGTGCATCTAAAAAATTTTGGAATTCTGGACTTacctaattaaaaaagaaagcagattaTATTCATGACTATATCTCCTGTTTCTGATTTACCCCAAAAATATgttcattgtattgttttcctttgaGCACCAAATAGTTTTAGTTGTTTCATTTAATGATTATCATTTATTTTGGCATTCAGAAACTAGATTGAACCATAAATTATCATGGGGCCAGAATTTTTTAACATTGCTATGTCTTGTTTGGTATACTAGAACACAGATATTTTTAGGTGGACCAGTACATAATGATGTGTGATTTCCTTTACGAAATTTCACCTTGCCAATTTCACTTTTGAATTTTGTTGGAAAAAAGTTTTTCAGCAGCTGGTTTGTATCAGATGCCTGATTTCAGAATCTTGTGGAAATTTTGCTCTCTGAGCACTGAACAGAAGGTGTCTCAAGGAGAGACGGGTCCTTGAGCTTGGCGCTGTTGTTCTCTGATCTAAAAAGTTGATTTCTGGCTGTATACCCCACCCCCCTTTCCTACCTAAGTCAGTGCTTCTAACATCATCAGAACACTCAGAGAAAGACCCCAAGCCAAAGACATTCCTTGATGGAGTCTTCATAGAGAGGAATGTGCTGTACAAGAATTTAGGAAGCAAAATACTAAGCCTGTTGTAGGCAAGGCTACCTCATTGTTTCATATGTGCAGTTACAGAGCAGGGGAGTATGGGAAAGTGAAGGAAACATATTTAGAGATTTTGATACAAGTCATCATGGTTCTTCCTGGAAACTCATCAATTCTGCTGAGCTGTAGGCAGTGAAATATCTTTGAAACTATTTGCTTCATGAACAAGTTGAAAATCTTCATTTGGTTTCATTACTGATGATGGGGCAACTATGGAgcatggaaaaatagaaaatgtgaatatttttctCATAGTTAAATAATAGTTTCCCATTTTATTTAACTATTCCACCTGGTGTGTGGCtttttaatttgacttttttATTACATCTTTTAGTGATAATATCATCCTTTAAAAACATATCATTTAGTGTCATGACATGGTAAAGAGACCCTGGAATTTGACTCAGGGAAAAAAGGTTTTAACTCAGGTGTGTAATAAGCCTTGTAACCTCAAAGAAGTCACATAaactcactgagcctcagtttcctaattaggaaaatgaaaataataatacctgcttcataaagttggaaaaattgttaaatgaagaaatgaatatttAGCCGCTAACATAGTCCTTGGCAAATTTGGGTTGTTCAGTAAGTGTTAGTtccctttctttcatcttttgttCTTAAGTGGAAAGTGAATCAGAATAAAGTACTTCAAATTTgagtatttcaaaatatttcttgaatattatAGTTCATGTCAGTGAATCATCAAGTTAAGCAGGCCATTGTCTCTCTTAGGGGCATGTGATATTTGtcatattataatatttataagcTTAATTTCATATATAGTGAATATATGCAGAGAAGTATTATAAACTCCTGAAGGAAACCTTCAAATACCTTTgcagtcctgaatgtttattttGTAGAATTTTACTTGCAGTAAGTAGGCCATTGACTGTGGTTTTGATATATCTATGCTAAgcagagatttttttgttttcagtgtatttttatttatgaatgaCTGGGACCTTCTTCTAAAAACCTCTCCATGGCTGCTTAGGAATTAATTTGAATCCTGCAGGATGTGAAGCAGTGGACTTTGAGGGCATCTGGTGTGTTTTGCTGTGTGCCTGGCTTGGCTGCTGAGGTCCGTTGATCTGCTATGGTGCTAGGCTGTCATTGGCCTAGAAAGCAGCTGTCCATGGTATTTAACTTCTTCTTAGACTTGGCACTGTAATCTGACAGCAAGTCAGCCCAGTTCAAATGAAGGGAATGGTCTAAATAAAGATGCTTAAAGCTGGATAGTTGAAGGCAGGCTACTTAGTAATGTAGGTGTGCCTTGCTTTATTCATTTTGTATGTTCCTGAAAAGTTGCTTGCCAGCAGAGTGTTTGCAGTGCAAATTGTTGTAATGGTCATGGGAAAATCGAAATTGAGACAGTGTTATAAATATTCTTCataaagtaaaatgtttctgATAAGATACTAAAccataaataattatataaatacaaatgtatAGTCCCAAGCTTTCCTAAGGCaaagaatatattataaattCAACCTTTGTCCACCCTCCATACCcagcaaataaattaataaaattaatgtacAGATTTCAAAGAAGGCAAGGTAAGCTCGTCCTTGTAACGAGCAAGTATTACTTGATAGACTTGGAAACTCTCTGtcctcaaaagaaagaaaacctaggCGCTAAACTTCTTAACCGTCTAGAAACATGTGATTGCAGTGTTCTTTTGAGTTCCTGGCCTGGACCCAATTCAAATGtgtgggggtgggagtgagggTGGGGCTGCTTCCCACATAACACCAAGGAATTCTCAGACACCAGCAGGGTGGCCAAgaatttaactcaattctgacactgtctGCCCAGAGATAGCATCAGTTTTCCTCAGGTTAAGGGTTCATTCCTATAAGACTGCCCTCTCCACCCCCACTTCAGAagcaagtcaccagtccaggttgttacctgtgcttctgactgacTGTAAGTCAGAGGTTCCAGTGACCCCTCCTCAGGGTCAATGAATTTGCTAGAGGATCTCACAAAACTAAgagaaacatttcattattagATCACTGGTTTATTGTTAAAGGGTACGACTCAGGGACAGCCAGCTGAGGCATGGGGAAGGTAGGGAACCTTCTCCAGGCGCCACTCTC is part of the Bubalus kerabau isolate K-KA32 ecotype Philippines breed swamp buffalo chromosome 4, PCC_UOA_SB_1v2, whole genome shotgun sequence genome and harbors:
- the LOC129649952 gene encoding actin nucleation-promoting factor WAS-like isoform X1, whose translation is MHAIRIQGPRPLRPPSPAAGLGSAARTYRDPPGRRAHCGGPSAARRSGPSPPPALRLLAPRPGCGSHLPPLSPSGAGLGRRLSRREPRAPPLVLSGPLRPLPLASARGAWPQRARLPRPLLHASWAQRRRRLRSLRRFLRSGDRGQDLQTGKDEEEKSYRVSSCFPGTRGNVGRIWKMHHL
- the LOC129649952 gene encoding actin nucleation-promoting factor WAS-like isoform X4, with amino-acid sequence MHAIRIQGPRPLRPPSPAAGLGSAARTYRDPPGRRAHCGGPSAARRSGPSPPPALRLLAPRPGCGSHLPPLSPSGAGLGRRLSRREPRAPPLVLSGPLRPLPLASARGAWPQRARLPRPLLHASWAQRRRRLRSLRRFLRSGDRGQDLQTGKDEEEKSYRN
- the LOC129649952 gene encoding actin nucleation-promoting factor WAS-like isoform X2, which gives rise to MHAIRIQGPRPLRPPSPAAGLGSAARTYRDPPGRRAHCGGPSAARRSGPSPPPALRLLAPRPGCGSHLPPLSPSGAGLGRRLSRREPRAPPLVLSGPLRPLPLASARGAWPQRARLPRPLLHASWAQRRRRLRSLRRFLRSGDRGQDLQTGKDEEEKSYSSFTGTKAPHPGEG
- the LOC129649952 gene encoding actin nucleation-promoting factor WAS-like isoform X3 — encoded protein: MHAIRIQGPRPLRPPSPAAGLGSAARTYRDPPGRRAHCGGPSAARRSGPSPPPALRLLAPRPGCGSHLPPLSPSGAGLGRRLSRREPRAPPLVLSGPLRPLPLASARGAWPQRARLPRPLLHASWAQRRRRLRSLRRFLRSGDRGQDLQTGKDEEEKSYRNSFIIGNLR